Proteins from one Malaya genurostris strain Urasoe2022 chromosome 2, Malgen_1.1, whole genome shotgun sequence genomic window:
- the LOC131430039 gene encoding exopolyphosphatase PRUNE1 isoform X2, translating into MNQFLKNCRSLLTQQVSRIVVIGNESCDLDSAVCSICLAFHLSKCPSLFNSFRNYHFIPVLNVSRKDLPLKTEVVFYLHENNISIRDLICNDEIELPEAMSNETKLILVDHHLSKYRQNVIGVIDHRPFDSYSNLNENVYKHIELVGSCASLVLRIIDQSNVLKKNKADYISTLNLLYDYVKLEDAEINLQKFARMTGANVIVLIGMRMDLAKNDNANMRRDLGIINVNNQDLFQKILKELTSNNTVDLCLEKNNEIEFLGGAFYDQRNVVYTRKQILPLICDIMDKF; encoded by the exons ATGAaccagtttttgaaaaattgcagATCTCTTCTTACCCAACAG GTATCTAGAATCGTTGTTATCGGAAACGAAAGCTGTGATTTGGACTCTGCAGTTTGCAGTATTTGCCTTGCTTTCCATCTGTCCAAATGTCCGAGCTTATTCAATTCTTTCAGGAACTATCACTTTATTCCCGTGTTAAATGTTAGCAGAAAAGATTTGCCGTTAAAAACAGAGGTTGTATTTTATCTACATGAGAATAATATCAGCATACGTGACTTGATATGTAATGATGAAATCGAACTCCCAGAAGCAATGTCTAATGAAACCAAGCTCATTTTGGTGGATCATCATCTATCCAAATATCGACAGAATGTAATAGGAGTGATTGATCATCGCCCGTTCGATTCATATTCTAATTTGAATGAAAACGTATATAAACATATAGAATTAGTGGGATCATGCGCCTCACTTGTCTTAAGAATAATCGATCAATCGAacgttctaaaaaaaaataaagcagaCTATATCTCTACATTGAATTTGCTTTACG ATTATGTTAAACTAGAAGATGCAGAAATAAATCTCCAGAAATTTGCCAGAATGACCGGTGCCAATGTAATTGTGCTCATAGGAATGAGAATGGATCTAGCAAAGAACGATAACGCTAACATGAGAAGAGATTTGGGCATAATTAATGTCAATAACCAGGATTTATTTCAAAAG ATCTTAAAAGAATTAACCTCAAATAATACTGTTGATCTTTGTTTGGAAAAGAACAACGAAATTGAATTTCTTGGAGGAGCTTTTTATGACCAACGTAATGTGGTGTACACAAGAAAACAAATTTTACCGCTCATTTGTGATATTATGGATAAGTTCTAG
- the LOC131430039 gene encoding exopolyphosphatase PRUNE1 isoform X3, producing the protein MSNETKLILVDHHLSKYRQNVIGVIDHRPFDSYSNLNENVYKHIELVGSCASLVLRIIDQSNVLKKNKADYISTLNLLYGAIILDTFNLSKQADKARKTDIEMVQLVEQNLCLCDVTNRRQTLLEILIAKRSDVSSLNSLQILSKDSKTVVRKGLTVLIPGYPLLVQDYVKLEDAEINLQKFARMTGANVIVLIGMRMDLAKNDNANMRRDLGIINVNNQDLFQKILKELTSNNTVDLCLEKNNEIEFLGGAFYDQRNVVYTRKQILPLICDIMDKF; encoded by the exons ATGTCTAATGAAACCAAGCTCATTTTGGTGGATCATCATCTATCCAAATATCGACAGAATGTAATAGGAGTGATTGATCATCGCCCGTTCGATTCATATTCTAATTTGAATGAAAACGTATATAAACATATAGAATTAGTGGGATCATGCGCCTCACTTGTCTTAAGAATAATCGATCAATCGAacgttctaaaaaaaaataaagcagaCTATATCTCTACATTGAATTTGCTTTACG GAGCGATAATCTTAGACACTTTCAATTTGTCGAAGCAAGCGGATAAAGCTCGCAAAACTGACATTGAAATGGTGCAACTAGTCGAACAAAATCTTTGCTTGTGTGATGTGACTAACAGACGTCAAACTTTGCTTGAAATTCTTATTGCAAAGAGAAGCGATGTATCTAGTTTGAATTCTCTTCAAATTCTTTCTAAAGATTCGAAAACTGTTGTCCGAAAGGGTCTAACTGTCTTAATACCTGGTTATCCTCTTCTTGTCCAAGATTATGTTAAACTAGAAGATGCAGAAATAAATCTCCAGAAATTTGCCAGAATGACCGGTGCCAATGTAATTGTGCTCATAGGAATGAGAATGGATCTAGCAAAGAACGATAACGCTAACATGAGAAGAGATTTGGGCATAATTAATGTCAATAACCAGGATTTATTTCAAAAG ATCTTAAAAGAATTAACCTCAAATAATACTGTTGATCTTTGTTTGGAAAAGAACAACGAAATTGAATTTCTTGGAGGAGCTTTTTATGACCAACGTAATGTGGTGTACACAAGAAAACAAATTTTACCGCTCATTTGTGATATTATGGATAAGTTCTAG
- the LOC131430039 gene encoding exopolyphosphatase PRUNE1 isoform X1 yields MNQFLKNCRSLLTQQVSRIVVIGNESCDLDSAVCSICLAFHLSKCPSLFNSFRNYHFIPVLNVSRKDLPLKTEVVFYLHENNISIRDLICNDEIELPEAMSNETKLILVDHHLSKYRQNVIGVIDHRPFDSYSNLNENVYKHIELVGSCASLVLRIIDQSNVLKKNKADYISTLNLLYGAIILDTFNLSKQADKARKTDIEMVQLVEQNLCLCDVTNRRQTLLEILIAKRSDVSSLNSLQILSKDSKTVVRKGLTVLIPGYPLLVQDYVKLEDAEINLQKFARMTGANVIVLIGMRMDLAKNDNANMRRDLGIINVNNQDLFQKILKELTSNNTVDLCLEKNNEIEFLGGAFYDQRNVVYTRKQILPLICDIMDKF; encoded by the exons ATGAaccagtttttgaaaaattgcagATCTCTTCTTACCCAACAG GTATCTAGAATCGTTGTTATCGGAAACGAAAGCTGTGATTTGGACTCTGCAGTTTGCAGTATTTGCCTTGCTTTCCATCTGTCCAAATGTCCGAGCTTATTCAATTCTTTCAGGAACTATCACTTTATTCCCGTGTTAAATGTTAGCAGAAAAGATTTGCCGTTAAAAACAGAGGTTGTATTTTATCTACATGAGAATAATATCAGCATACGTGACTTGATATGTAATGATGAAATCGAACTCCCAGAAGCAATGTCTAATGAAACCAAGCTCATTTTGGTGGATCATCATCTATCCAAATATCGACAGAATGTAATAGGAGTGATTGATCATCGCCCGTTCGATTCATATTCTAATTTGAATGAAAACGTATATAAACATATAGAATTAGTGGGATCATGCGCCTCACTTGTCTTAAGAATAATCGATCAATCGAacgttctaaaaaaaaataaagcagaCTATATCTCTACATTGAATTTGCTTTACG GAGCGATAATCTTAGACACTTTCAATTTGTCGAAGCAAGCGGATAAAGCTCGCAAAACTGACATTGAAATGGTGCAACTAGTCGAACAAAATCTTTGCTTGTGTGATGTGACTAACAGACGTCAAACTTTGCTTGAAATTCTTATTGCAAAGAGAAGCGATGTATCTAGTTTGAATTCTCTTCAAATTCTTTCTAAAGATTCGAAAACTGTTGTCCGAAAGGGTCTAACTGTCTTAATACCTGGTTATCCTCTTCTTGTCCAAGATTATGTTAAACTAGAAGATGCAGAAATAAATCTCCAGAAATTTGCCAGAATGACCGGTGCCAATGTAATTGTGCTCATAGGAATGAGAATGGATCTAGCAAAGAACGATAACGCTAACATGAGAAGAGATTTGGGCATAATTAATGTCAATAACCAGGATTTATTTCAAAAG ATCTTAAAAGAATTAACCTCAAATAATACTGTTGATCTTTGTTTGGAAAAGAACAACGAAATTGAATTTCTTGGAGGAGCTTTTTATGACCAACGTAATGTGGTGTACACAAGAAAACAAATTTTACCGCTCATTTGTGATATTATGGATAAGTTCTAG